A single genomic interval of Anthonomus grandis grandis chromosome 17, icAntGran1.3, whole genome shotgun sequence harbors:
- the LOC126746526 gene encoding uncharacterized protein LOC126746526 isoform X4 has product MNKIWVFQALKTRLGEAVQAEYIMSDDDPKYYNAWIMAMDAEHKPRRLLCTWHIVKNWSIQGRSKIKKLENRQIMKHEMRKILKETDPQKFIQLKENYFRQLEEEEETNFQNYLKKYYFQSQERIMMWAHCYRINAGINTNMAIESLNKVLKYNKMNGKQNIRIEKLLDLLDELVDERMWKRIINVERPNANNYQHKICQSAHKKAEEMVGNNGFMDEMQEDNNLYVNEPSTSKTVNEDEVNNFLDVRMNVTIDFERKREICLEQFCSEIRNYGGGLGEHDLEKFMGDFRNFMQTVKQKEMVMSKKRKIEQKT; this is encoded by the exons ATGAACAAAATATGGGTTTTCCA GGCACTTAAAACTAGATTAGGGGAAGCAGTTCAAGCTGAATATATAATGAGTGATGACGATCCAAAATATTACAATGCATGGATAATGGCTATGGATGCAG AACATAAACCAAGAAGATTACTTTGTACCTGGCATATAGTGAAAAATTGGAGCATACAAGGAAGGTCTAAAATCAAGAAGTTGGAAAATAGACAGATAATGAAACATGAAATGAGGAAAATTTTAAAGGAGACTGATCCACAAAAATTTATACAGCTGAAAGAGAACTATTTTAGGCAATTAGAAGAAGAGGAGGAAACTAATTTTCAGAATTACCTGAAAAA gtactatttccaaagtcaagAGAGAATAATGATGTGGGCACATTGTTATAGAATCAATGCCGGAATTAATACAAATATGGCAATTGAAAGCTTAAATAAAGTTCTGAAGTACAACAAAATGAATGGAAAGCAGAATATTAG GATTGAAAAACTGTTGGATTTACTGGATGAACTTGTTGATGAAAGAATGTGGAAAAGGATTATAAACGTGGAAAGGCCAAATGCAAATAATTATCAGCACAAAATATGTCAGAGTGCACATAAAAAAGCAGAAGAAATGGTGGGTAATAACG GTTTCATGGATGAAATGCAAGAAGATAATAATCTGTATGTCAATGAACCTTCAACAAGCAAGACAGTTAATGAGGATgaagtaaataattttcttgacGTGAGAATGAATGTGACAATTGATTTTGAAAGAAAGCGTGAG ATTTGTCTAGAACAGTTTTGCTCTGAAATTCGTAATTATGGTGGTGGATTGGGTGAACatgatttagaaaaatttatgggtgattttagaaattttatgcagacagtaaaacaaaaagaaatggtgatgagtaaaaaaagaaaaatagaacaaaaaacctaa
- the LOC126746526 gene encoding uncharacterized protein LOC126746526 isoform X1 translates to MNKIWVFQALKTRLGEAVQAEYIMSDDDPKYYNAWIMAMDAEHKPRRLLCTWHIVKNWSIQGRSKIKKLENRQIMKHEMRKILKETDPQKFIQLKENYFRQLEEEEETNFQNYLKKYYFQSQERIMMWAHCYRINAGINTNMAIESLNKVLKYNKMNGKQNIRIEKLLDLLDELVDERMWKRIINVERPNANNYQHKICQSAHKKAEEMVGNNGNVSYSELGHFKVRSFSDNHKLYCVNYNKVCDEDCRAIYGEKCKICKHKYNCDCPEYTVKSVMCKHIHAVALFEQRSEYVSGFMDEMQEDNNLYVNEPSTSKTVNEDEVNNFLDVRMNVTIDFERKREICLEQFCSEIRNYGGGLGEHDLEKFMGDFRNFMQTVKQKEMVMSKKRKIEQKT, encoded by the exons ATGAACAAAATATGGGTTTTCCA GGCACTTAAAACTAGATTAGGGGAAGCAGTTCAAGCTGAATATATAATGAGTGATGACGATCCAAAATATTACAATGCATGGATAATGGCTATGGATGCAG AACATAAACCAAGAAGATTACTTTGTACCTGGCATATAGTGAAAAATTGGAGCATACAAGGAAGGTCTAAAATCAAGAAGTTGGAAAATAGACAGATAATGAAACATGAAATGAGGAAAATTTTAAAGGAGACTGATCCACAAAAATTTATACAGCTGAAAGAGAACTATTTTAGGCAATTAGAAGAAGAGGAGGAAACTAATTTTCAGAATTACCTGAAAAA gtactatttccaaagtcaagAGAGAATAATGATGTGGGCACATTGTTATAGAATCAATGCCGGAATTAATACAAATATGGCAATTGAAAGCTTAAATAAAGTTCTGAAGTACAACAAAATGAATGGAAAGCAGAATATTAG GATTGAAAAACTGTTGGATTTACTGGATGAACTTGTTGATGAAAGAATGTGGAAAAGGATTATAAACGTGGAAAGGCCAAATGCAAATAATTATCAGCACAAAATATGTCAGAGTGCACATAAAAAAGCAGAAGAAATGGTGGGTAATAACGGTAATGTATCATATTCTGAATTAGGACATTTTAAGGTAAGGTCGTTTAGTGATAATCATAAATTGTATTgtgtaaattataataaagtttgtGATGAGGACTGTAGGGCAATATATGGTGAGAAGTGTAAAATAtgtaaacataaatataattgtGATTGTCCAGAATATACTGTTAAAAGTGTCATGTGTAAGCATATACATGCTGTAGCTTTATTTGAGCAGAGGAGCGAATATGTTTCAGGTTTCATGGATGAAATGCAAGAAGATAATAATCTGTATGTCAATGAACCTTCAACAAGCAAGACAGTTAATGAGGATgaagtaaataattttcttgacGTGAGAATGAATGTGACAATTGATTTTGAAAGAAAGCGTGAG ATTTGTCTAGAACAGTTTTGCTCTGAAATTCGTAATTATGGTGGTGGATTGGGTGAACatgatttagaaaaatttatgggtgattttagaaattttatgcagacagtaaaacaaaaagaaatggtgatgagtaaaaaaagaaaaatagaacaaaaaacctaa
- the LOC126746526 gene encoding uncharacterized protein LOC126746526 isoform X2: MNKIWVFQALKTRLGEAVQAEYIMSDDDPKYYNAWIMAMDAEHKPRRLLCTWHIVKNWSIQGRSKIKKLENRQIMKHEMRKILKETDPQKFIQLKENYFRQLEEEEETNFQNYLKNQERIMMWAHCYRINAGINTNMAIESLNKVLKYNKMNGKQNIRIEKLLDLLDELVDERMWKRIINVERPNANNYQHKICQSAHKKAEEMVGNNGNVSYSELGHFKVRSFSDNHKLYCVNYNKVCDEDCRAIYGEKCKICKHKYNCDCPEYTVKSVMCKHIHAVALFEQRSEYVSGFMDEMQEDNNLYVNEPSTSKTVNEDEVNNFLDVRMNVTIDFERKREICLEQFCSEIRNYGGGLGEHDLEKFMGDFRNFMQTVKQKEMVMSKKRKIEQKT; the protein is encoded by the exons ATGAACAAAATATGGGTTTTCCA GGCACTTAAAACTAGATTAGGGGAAGCAGTTCAAGCTGAATATATAATGAGTGATGACGATCCAAAATATTACAATGCATGGATAATGGCTATGGATGCAG AACATAAACCAAGAAGATTACTTTGTACCTGGCATATAGTGAAAAATTGGAGCATACAAGGAAGGTCTAAAATCAAGAAGTTGGAAAATAGACAGATAATGAAACATGAAATGAGGAAAATTTTAAAGGAGACTGATCCACAAAAATTTATACAGCTGAAAGAGAACTATTTTAGGCAATTAGAAGAAGAGGAGGAAACTAATTTTCAGAATTACCTGAAAAA tcaagAGAGAATAATGATGTGGGCACATTGTTATAGAATCAATGCCGGAATTAATACAAATATGGCAATTGAAAGCTTAAATAAAGTTCTGAAGTACAACAAAATGAATGGAAAGCAGAATATTAG GATTGAAAAACTGTTGGATTTACTGGATGAACTTGTTGATGAAAGAATGTGGAAAAGGATTATAAACGTGGAAAGGCCAAATGCAAATAATTATCAGCACAAAATATGTCAGAGTGCACATAAAAAAGCAGAAGAAATGGTGGGTAATAACGGTAATGTATCATATTCTGAATTAGGACATTTTAAGGTAAGGTCGTTTAGTGATAATCATAAATTGTATTgtgtaaattataataaagtttgtGATGAGGACTGTAGGGCAATATATGGTGAGAAGTGTAAAATAtgtaaacataaatataattgtGATTGTCCAGAATATACTGTTAAAAGTGTCATGTGTAAGCATATACATGCTGTAGCTTTATTTGAGCAGAGGAGCGAATATGTTTCAGGTTTCATGGATGAAATGCAAGAAGATAATAATCTGTATGTCAATGAACCTTCAACAAGCAAGACAGTTAATGAGGATgaagtaaataattttcttgacGTGAGAATGAATGTGACAATTGATTTTGAAAGAAAGCGTGAG ATTTGTCTAGAACAGTTTTGCTCTGAAATTCGTAATTATGGTGGTGGATTGGGTGAACatgatttagaaaaatttatgggtgattttagaaattttatgcagacagtaaaacaaaaagaaatggtgatgagtaaaaaaagaaaaatagaacaaaaaacctaa
- the LOC126746526 gene encoding uncharacterized protein LOC126746526 isoform X3 has translation MSDDDPKYYNAWIMAMDAEHKPRRLLCTWHIVKNWSIQGRSKIKKLENRQIMKHEMRKILKETDPQKFIQLKENYFRQLEEEEETNFQNYLKKYYFQSQERIMMWAHCYRINAGINTNMAIESLNKVLKYNKMNGKQNIRIEKLLDLLDELVDERMWKRIINVERPNANNYQHKICQSAHKKAEEMVGNNGNVSYSELGHFKVRSFSDNHKLYCVNYNKVCDEDCRAIYGEKCKICKHKYNCDCPEYTVKSVMCKHIHAVALFEQRSEYVSGFMDEMQEDNNLYVNEPSTSKTVNEDEVNNFLDVRMNVTIDFERKREICLEQFCSEIRNYGGGLGEHDLEKFMGDFRNFMQTVKQKEMVMSKKRKIEQKT, from the exons ATGAGTGATGACGATCCAAAATATTACAATGCATGGATAATGGCTATGGATGCAG AACATAAACCAAGAAGATTACTTTGTACCTGGCATATAGTGAAAAATTGGAGCATACAAGGAAGGTCTAAAATCAAGAAGTTGGAAAATAGACAGATAATGAAACATGAAATGAGGAAAATTTTAAAGGAGACTGATCCACAAAAATTTATACAGCTGAAAGAGAACTATTTTAGGCAATTAGAAGAAGAGGAGGAAACTAATTTTCAGAATTACCTGAAAAA gtactatttccaaagtcaagAGAGAATAATGATGTGGGCACATTGTTATAGAATCAATGCCGGAATTAATACAAATATGGCAATTGAAAGCTTAAATAAAGTTCTGAAGTACAACAAAATGAATGGAAAGCAGAATATTAG GATTGAAAAACTGTTGGATTTACTGGATGAACTTGTTGATGAAAGAATGTGGAAAAGGATTATAAACGTGGAAAGGCCAAATGCAAATAATTATCAGCACAAAATATGTCAGAGTGCACATAAAAAAGCAGAAGAAATGGTGGGTAATAACGGTAATGTATCATATTCTGAATTAGGACATTTTAAGGTAAGGTCGTTTAGTGATAATCATAAATTGTATTgtgtaaattataataaagtttgtGATGAGGACTGTAGGGCAATATATGGTGAGAAGTGTAAAATAtgtaaacataaatataattgtGATTGTCCAGAATATACTGTTAAAAGTGTCATGTGTAAGCATATACATGCTGTAGCTTTATTTGAGCAGAGGAGCGAATATGTTTCAGGTTTCATGGATGAAATGCAAGAAGATAATAATCTGTATGTCAATGAACCTTCAACAAGCAAGACAGTTAATGAGGATgaagtaaataattttcttgacGTGAGAATGAATGTGACAATTGATTTTGAAAGAAAGCGTGAG ATTTGTCTAGAACAGTTTTGCTCTGAAATTCGTAATTATGGTGGTGGATTGGGTGAACatgatttagaaaaatttatgggtgattttagaaattttatgcagacagtaaaacaaaaagaaatggtgatgagtaaaaaaagaaaaatagaacaaaaaacctaa
- the LOC126746528 gene encoding uncharacterized protein LOC126746528: protein MSRWSEDTTIKFVEGYRERRCLWDTRATIYKNKQARYSAYKEIEEIMGIEGFGVPEIKNKIQALRSIYPQEKKKIRDSMKSGAGSEDIDVPSVKWFKEMDTFLRNVEDNKRPTQDNNFNIQREEEVNEEKRENEEEIMAARNETSQEVPQKKVELRQN, encoded by the exons atgtctcGTTGGAGTGAAgatacaacaataaaatttgtagaagGGTATCGAGAAAGGCGATGCTTATGGGATACAAGGGCTaccatttacaaaaataaacaagctCGGTACTCGGCGTATAAGGAAATTGAGGAGATCATGGGGATAGAAGGATTCGGAGTGCCTGAAATCAAGAACAAAATACAGGCGTTGAGGTCAATTTATCctcaagaaaaaaagaaaataagggacTCTATGAAGTCAGGAGCAGGATCGGAGGATATTGATGTCCCCAGTGTAAAATGGTTTAAGGAAATGGACACATTTTTACGTAACGTAGAGGATAATAAGAGGCCTACGCAGGATAATAATTTCAAT atACAACGCGAAGAAGAAGTTAATGAAGAAAAACgagaaaatgaagaagaaataATGGCTGCAAGAAACGAAACGTCTCAGGAAGTACCGCAGAAAAAAGTAGAACTACGTCAAAATTAA